The genome window CGGTCACTCTGCCTGAGGAACTGCAGGACGCGATCGAACGCGCGACGGCGCCGGCGCGCGCCGCCGCCCCCCGCGTGCGCTGGGTGCGCGCCGCGCAGTTGCATCTGACGATGAAGTTCATCGGCGAGCGCCCGGCGTCCGACGTCGGGCCGATCGCCGAGGTGGTGCGCGAGGTCGTGGCGGGTCTCCCCGCGCTGCGGGTCACGCTGCGTGGGGCCGGGGCCTTTCCAAACTTCCGGCGCCCTCGTGTCGTATGGCTTGGCATGCACCCGCCGGCACCGCTCGCCACCCTCGCCCGTCACCTCGACGACGCCCTCACGCCGCTCGGCGTGGACGCCGAGTCGCGCCCGTTTCGCGCGCACGTCACGCTGGGGCGGGTTGGGGAGGCGCTCGCCGTCGACACGGCGCACACCCTCGAGCGCGCACTGCACGACGTCACCGCCAGCTGGTCGCTCGCCGTGCGCGGCGTGGCGCTGGTGCAGAGCACCCTCGGGCCGGGCGGCCCGAGCTATCGCGAACTGGACACCTTCCCCTTGGGAGCTCGCTGATGTTCGGCTGCCTTCGTTCGCTTGGCTGCCTCACGCTCATCGCGATCCTCGGCGTCGGCGGTTACGCCACGCGCGATCGCTGGCTCCCCGCCATCACGGGGACACGTCCCGCGGTGCTCGGTGACTTCGATCGGGTGACCGACGACCGGCGCGCTCGCGCCAAACGCGTCGTCGAGTCGATGGCAAAGAAGTCGGGGCCGGTCTTCGCGAATCTCACCGCGGCGGAGGCTTCGTCGCTGGTGTTGGTCGATGCGCGGCGCCGCCTCCCGGCGTTCAGCCGCGACGTCGAGGCCGCGGTCTCTGGCGACCGCCTTCTCCTGCGCACGACGCTCGACCCGGCGGAGTTGCGCGGGATTGACGCGTTGGGGCCGCTGGCGTCGCTGCTCGAGTCGCGCCAGCGGGTGACGCTGGCGGGGACGCTCGATGTGGCCGGGCCGGGACGTGGGCTGTTCATCGTGCAGGAGGTGCGCATCAACGACCTTGCCGTACCGACCCCCGCGATCGCCGCGCTGATCCGCCAGGTCGATCGCCGCGACCGCCCCGAGGGGGAGCCGGCGCGTGCGATCGCCTTCCCGCTCCCGCCGTCGGTGGGCGACGTGCGGGTGGGGAAGGGGCGCGTGACCCTCTACAAGACCGTCTCATGAGCCGTCGTATCCTCATCGTCGACGATGAACAGGGCGTGCGCGCCGCGTTAGGCCAGCTCCTCGAGTACGAGGGCTACGACGTGAAGGCCGTCTCCAACGCCGCCGACGGCATCGCGGAGTACGAGAAGTGGCGCCCGCAGCTCACCTTCCTCGACGTGAAGATGGCGGGGATGGACGGGCTCGAGGCGCTGCGCCGCATTCGCCAGTTGGACCCGGCGGCCACCATCGTCATGATCAGCGGGCACGCGACGATCCAGACGGCGGTCGAAGCGACGCAGCTCGGCGCCTACGACATCCTGGAGAAGCCGCTCGACACCGACCGCATCCTCGTCCTCCTGCGCAACACGCTGCAGCACCTTTCGCTGCAGGAGGAAAACGCGCAGCTGCGGGCGTCGATCGAATCGCGCTACGAGATCGTGGGCAAGTCGTTCGCCATCCGCACGCTGATGGGGCAGATCGAGAAGGTGGCGCCGACGCCGGCGCGTGTCCTCATCACCGGCGACAACGGGACGGGGAAGGAACTCGTCGCGCGCGCGATCCATCGCCTCTCACCCAGGCTGCAGAAGCCCTTCATCGAGGTGAACTGCGCGGCGATTCCCTCGGAGCTGATCGAGAGCGAACTGTTCGGCCACATGAAGGGGTCGTTCACCGGCGCGATCCAGGATCGCGCCGGCAAGTTCGAGCAGGCCGACAAGGGGACGCTCTTTCTCGACGAGATCGGCGACATGAGTCCGTCGGCGCAGGCCAAGGTGCTGCGCGTGTTGCAGGACGGCGAAGTGACGCGCATCGGCGGCGCCAAGCGCGTGCAGGTCGACGTGCGGGTCCTCGCGGCGACCAACAAGGACTTGCCGGAGGAGATCGCGGCGGGGCGCTTTCGCGAGGACCTGTTCTATCGCCTCAACGTCGTCCCGCTGCACGTCCCGCCGCTGCACGAGCGTCGTGAGGACATCCCGCTGCTCGCGCAGCACTTCGTCGACCAGCTTTCCCGACGGGAAGGGGCGCCGGCCCGTACCCTCGACGCGGGGGCGATCGACGCGCTCGCGCAGATGGAGTGGCCGGGGAACGTGCGCGAACTGCGCAACGCGATCGAGCGCCTCCTGATCCTCTCGTCAGGGATGCGCGTCACCGCCGCCGACGTCTCCCGCCTCACCGGGGCCCGACCGGCGGATGGCGCGAGCCTTGGCTCGCTGCTGGACATCGAGACCTTCGAGACGTTCAAGGACGCGGCGGAACGCGCCTACCTCCTGCACAAGCTTCGCGCCTTCGAGTGGAACGTCTCCGAAACCGCCCGCGCCCTCGACATGCCCCGCTCCAACCTCTACAAGAAGATCGAGCGGTACGCACTGGAACGGGAAAAGTGAGCCACTCGTCTTCCCGTCTTCTCGTCTTCCCGTCCTCCGCCCTGCGATGACTAACTGGGACGAACAACTCAAGAAGATCGACAAGCAGCTCGAGTCGATTTCCGACGAGGCGCTCCTGCCAACCAAGGCGGCGCCCACGCCGCAGGCCAAGGCCGAGGTGGTCGCCAAGCAGGCGTCGACGTCGACCCTCGGGGTCGCGTTGCGCCTGCTGCTCGCCGTGGCGCTGGGGGCGGGGATGCTGTTCTGGCCGTACAGCGCCCGCTGCGGCGTCGGGCTGTTCGGCTACCTCGCGGCGACCGGCGTCGTGGCGATCTCGGGGATCTGGACCGCCGTCTGGACCTGGCGCCACCGCAGCGCCAAGGGACACGTCCTCTCGCTCCTCCTCATCCTCTGGGGGATGATCCTGGCGGGGATGGAGGTGCTGCCGCGCGTGGGGTATGCCAAGCCGACCCCCGAACACCCCACCGTCTGGATGTGCAGCTAGCGCCGGCAACGCGGCGCCAGATCCCTCTCGAAGCGCCGCCCGCACCGGGCGGCGCACTTCGCTTGTGTCGCCTTCCGGCTAGCTTTCCCGGCGATTCTCCCCTCCCGTCCTCCCCATCGCCGTCCCCCGACGACTCGTACCGCGCGCCATGACTCCCGTCTTCAAGAACTTCATCGCCGGCCAATGGGTCGCTCCGACCACCGGCGCATACTTCGAGAACGTCAACCCCGCGGACCGCACGGATGTGATCGGCCGCTTCCCGCTGTCGGGCGTCGAAGACGTCGAGCGTGCGGTGGAGTCGGCGCAGCGCGGCTTCGAGCTCTGGCGCAAGACGCCGGCACCGCTGCGCGGCGACGTGCTGCGCCGTGTCGGCGACCTGATGGCGGCGCGGAAGGACGAGATCGCCGACCTCATGACCCGCGAGATGGGCAAGCCGCTCGCCGAAACGCGCGGCGACGTGCAGGAGGGGATCGACACCGCCTACTACGCGGCGGTCGAGGGACGCCGTCTCTTCGGCCACACGGTCCCCAGTGAGTTGCGCAACAAGTGGGCGATGAGTTTCCGTCGCCCCATCGGCGTGGCCGGGATCGTGACGCCGTTCAACTTCCCGATGGCCATCCCCACCTGGAAGATGTTCCCGGCCCTGGTGTGCGGAAACGCCTGCGTCTTCAAGCCGGCCGAGGACGTCCCGCACACGGGGGCGGTGCTGGTGGAGATCATGCTGCAGGCGGGGCTCCCTCCCGAGGTAATCCAGCTGGTGCACGGGGTCGGGGAGACGGTGGGGCCCGCGATCGTCGAGCATCCCGACGTCCCGCTCGTCTCGTTCACCGGGTCGACGGAGACCGGGGCCAAGGTGGGCGAAACGTGCGGTCGCATGCACAAGCGCCTCTCCCTGGAGATGGGGGGGAAGAACGCCCAGATCGTCCTCAACGACGCCGACCTCGACCTCGCCCTGGAAGGGGTGCTGTGGGGGGCGTTCGGGACGACGGGGCAGCGCTGCACCGCCACCTCCCGCCTCATCGTGCAGAGCGGCGTGCATGACCGATTGGTGGACATGCTCGTCGAACGGGTACGGGGACTCCGGCTTGGCGACGGACGGCAGGCCGGGACCGACGTCGGTCCGCTCATTCACGAGGAGTCGCTGAAGAAGGTCGAACGCTACGTACAGATCGGCATCGAGGAGGGGGCGCAGCTCGCGATCGGCGGAAAGCGCGCGACGGGGGCGGCGCTCGCCAAGGGGAACTTCTTCGAGCCAACGATCTTCACGCAGGTTCGCCCAGGCTCGCGCCTGGAGCAGGAAGAGATCTTCGGCCCGGTCCTCTCGGTCATCAAGGTCGAGACGGCCGACGAGGCCTTTGCCGTCAACAACGACGTGAAGTACGGACTCTCGTCGTCGCTGTACACGCGGAACGTGGAGCTGGCGTTCCGGGCGATGTCGGAGCTGGACAACGGGATCACCTACGTGAACGCCCCGACGATCGGCGCCGAGGCGCATCTCCCCTTCGGTGGGGTGAAGCAGACGGGGAACGGACACCGCGAAGGGGGGTGGGAGGTGTACGAGTTCTATTCCGAGACGAAGGTCTGCTACATCGACTATTCCGGCGCGCTGCAGAAGGCCCAGATCGACACGTACAGCGATTAGGCCTGGCCACCGGGCGGCCGGGGAGCGTCTCCCCGCCGTTCCGGTCCGGGCGAAGCGCGCGGCCCGCCCGGCCGCGTGGTTGCGGCCCCTGTGGGTCGCGGGTTAATTGCCCCAAACTCCGATGGTGCTGACCTCCTCCG of Gemmatimonadota bacterium contains these proteins:
- a CDS encoding sigma-54-dependent Fis family transcriptional regulator, which translates into the protein MSRRILIVDDEQGVRAALGQLLEYEGYDVKAVSNAADGIAEYEKWRPQLTFLDVKMAGMDGLEALRRIRQLDPAATIVMISGHATIQTAVEATQLGAYDILEKPLDTDRILVLLRNTLQHLSLQEENAQLRASIESRYEIVGKSFAIRTLMGQIEKVAPTPARVLITGDNGTGKELVARAIHRLSPRLQKPFIEVNCAAIPSELIESELFGHMKGSFTGAIQDRAGKFEQADKGTLFLDEIGDMSPSAQAKVLRVLQDGEVTRIGGAKRVQVDVRVLAATNKDLPEEIAAGRFREDLFYRLNVVPLHVPPLHERREDIPLLAQHFVDQLSRREGAPARTLDAGAIDALAQMEWPGNVRELRNAIERLLILSSGMRVTAADVSRLTGARPADGASLGSLLDIETFETFKDAAERAYLLHKLRAFEWNVSETARALDMPRSNLYKKIERYALEREK
- the thpR gene encoding RNA 2',3'-cyclic phosphodiesterase, with translation MRLFLAVTLPEELQDAIERATAPARAAAPRVRWVRAAQLHLTMKFIGERPASDVGPIAEVVREVVAGLPALRVTLRGAGAFPNFRRPRVVWLGMHPPAPLATLARHLDDALTPLGVDAESRPFRAHVTLGRVGEALAVDTAHTLERALHDVTASWSLAVRGVALVQSTLGPGGPSYRELDTFPLGAR
- a CDS encoding aldehyde dehydrogenase family protein, which produces MTPVFKNFIAGQWVAPTTGAYFENVNPADRTDVIGRFPLSGVEDVERAVESAQRGFELWRKTPAPLRGDVLRRVGDLMAARKDEIADLMTREMGKPLAETRGDVQEGIDTAYYAAVEGRRLFGHTVPSELRNKWAMSFRRPIGVAGIVTPFNFPMAIPTWKMFPALVCGNACVFKPAEDVPHTGAVLVEIMLQAGLPPEVIQLVHGVGETVGPAIVEHPDVPLVSFTGSTETGAKVGETCGRMHKRLSLEMGGKNAQIVLNDADLDLALEGVLWGAFGTTGQRCTATSRLIVQSGVHDRLVDMLVERVRGLRLGDGRQAGTDVGPLIHEESLKKVERYVQIGIEEGAQLAIGGKRATGAALAKGNFFEPTIFTQVRPGSRLEQEEIFGPVLSVIKVETADEAFAVNNDVKYGLSSSLYTRNVELAFRAMSELDNGITYVNAPTIGAEAHLPFGGVKQTGNGHREGGWEVYEFYSETKVCYIDYSGALQKAQIDTYSD